From Xenopus tropicalis strain Nigerian chromosome 3, UCB_Xtro_10.0, whole genome shotgun sequence, the proteins below share one genomic window:
- the has1 gene encoding hyaluronan synthase 1 (The RefSeq protein has 1 substitution and aligns at 98% coverage compared to this genomic sequence) translates to MKDKAAATMEIPEDPGIPKNLERKRPIVWRMIYYSFAVLLLAAFTAAYVTEFQILTHEDVLFSLGLYGLVMFLHLMMQSLFAYLEIRRINKTDLPCSFKKTVALTIAGYQENPDYLKHCLDSCRYVKYPKDKLKIILVIDGNTEDDAYMMEMFKDVFHGDDVGTYVWKGNYHTGVKETQDGSCPEVSKPLNEDEGIRIVEELVRTKRCVCIMQQWGGKREVMYTAFRAIGTTMDYVQVCDSDTKLDELATVEMVKVLEANELCGAVGGDVRILNPYDSFISFMSSLRYWMAFNVERACQSYFDCVSCISGPLGMYRNDILQVFLEAWHSQKFLGTYCTLGDDRHLTNRVLSMGYRTKYTPKCRAFSETPSQYLRWLNQQTRWTKSYFREWLYNAQWWYKHHIWMTYESVVHFIFPFFITATVIRLLYASTIWNVVWLLLCIQIMSVLKSLYACWLRGNPIMLLMSLYSMLYMTGLLPSKYFAMLTINKSGWGTSGRKKIVGNYMPVLPLSIWMAVLCGGVGYSIYMDCHQDWSTPEKQKELYHLLYGCISYTLYWVLMALMYWVWVKRCCRKRSQTVTLVHDIPERLVCK, encoded by the exons ATGAAGGACAAAGCTGCAG CAACAATGGAGATTCCTGAAGACCCTGGGATCCCCAAAAACCTAGAGCGAAAGCGCCCCATTGTTTGGAGGATGATCTATTATTCTTTCGCCGTGCTGCTATTGGCCGCCTTTACAGCTGCCTACGTGACTGAGTTCCAGATCCTCACGCATGAAGACGTTCTGTTCTCCCTGGGACTCTATGGTCTCGTCATGTTCCTCCACCTGATGATGCAGAGCCTCTTTGCCTACCTGGAGATCCGCCGGATCAATAAGACGGACCTTCCCTGCAGCTTTAAGAAGACGGTGGCGCTGACCATCGCTGGGTACCAGGAGAACCCCGACTACCTGAAACACTGCTTGGACTCCTGCCGGTACGTGAAGTACCCCAAGGACAAACTCAAGATCATTTTGGTCATCGACGGGAACACGGAGGATGACGCCTACATGATGGAGATGTTCAAAGATGTCTTCCATGGTGACGACGTGGGTACCTACGTCTGGAAGGGCAACTACCACACTGGCGTAAAGGAGACCCAAGATGGCTCCTGTCCTGAGGTGTCCAAGCCCCTGAATGAAGATGAGGGGATACGTATAGTGGAGGAACTGGTCAGAACCAAGAGGTGTGTGTGCATCATGCAGCAGTGGGGCGGCAAACGGGAGGTCATGTACACGGCATTCCGGGCCATCGGGACCACCATGGACTACGTACAG GTCTGTGACTCCGACACCAAACTGGACGAACTGGCCACGGTGGAAATGGTGAAGGTCCTAGAGGCCAACGAGCTGTGCGGGGCGGTGGGAGGAGACGTTCGCATCCTGAACCCCTACGACTCCTTCATCAGTTTCATGAGCAGCCTACGTTATTGGATGGCGTTTAACGTGGAGAGGGCCTGCCAGTCCTACTTCGACTGCGTCTCCTGTATCAGTGGCCCCCTGG GAATGTACCGGAACGACATTCTCCAGGTGTTTTTGGAAGCCTGGCACAGTCAGAAGTTTTTGGGGACCTACTGCACCTTGGGAGACGACCGACATCTGACCAACAGAGTGCTCAGCATGGGGTATCGCACCAA ATACACCCCCAAATGCCGCGCCTTCTCCGAGACTCCGTCCCAGTACCTGCGGTGGCTGAACCAGCAGACCCGTTGGACCAAGTCCTACTTCCGGGAGTGGCTGTACAACGCCCAGTGGTGGTACAAGCACCACATCTGGATGACCTACGAGTCGGTGGTGCACTTCATCTTCCCCTTCTTCATCACCGCCACCGTGATCCGCCTCCTCTACGCCAGCACCATATGGAACGTTGTGTGGCTCCTCCTCTGCATCCAGATCATGTCCGTCCTGAAGTCCCTGTATGCCTGCTGGCTCCGGGGGAACCCCATTATGCTCCTCATGTCTGTCTACTCCATGTTGTACATGACGGGGCTTCTGCCGTCCAAGTACTTCGCCATGTTGACCATAAACAAGAGCGGCTGGGGGACGTCCGGGCGCAAGAAGATCGTAGGCAACTACATGCCGGTGCTGCCCCTGTCCATATGGATGGCGGTTCtgtgtgggggggtgggttaTAGTATCTATATGGACTGTCACCAAGACTGGAGCACCCCTGAGAAGCAGAAGGAACTGTACCACCTCCTGTATGGGTGCATCAGCTACACCCTGTACTGGGTGCTCATGGCGCTGATGTACTGGGTGTGGGTGAAGAGGTGCTGCAGGAAGAGGTCACAGACTGTCACCCTCGTTCACGATATCCCGGA